In Coriobacteriia bacterium, the sequence TCACGCCTGTGCCTGGCGTACCCGACTTCATCCTCGGCGTGGTAAACGTCCGAGGAGAGATCCTCTCGGTGACCGACTCGGCTGCGATCATGGGCCTCGGGGTCGTGGACCAGGGTGTGGACGGCGTACCGCCTGCGATCGTCATCACCAATGGACCGGTCGCGAGTGCGCTCGTCGTCGATGCGATCGGTGACATCGCCGAGATCACGAACCAGCAGCTCGAGCCGCCGATCACCATCATCGACCGCCAGCAGGCGGAGTACATATCAGGGTCGGTTTACCTCGACGGCACGATGGTCGGGATCATCAACATAGACAGGGTTCTGGAACCGGTCGTCACGGGACGACACTAGAATACGGAGGACGTCGGGAATGAAACTCTGGAAGAAGATCAACTCCAGGCTGCTGAGTCGGTTCACCTTCTTCATGGTGGCCGCACAGGTCGTCTTCCTCGGCAGTCAGTTCGTCATCATGCTGATACTCCTCACAACCGTCGATGCCGACACGAGGCTGCGAACGGGCGTGATGCTGGTCTTCGGCGTTTCGAT encodes:
- a CDS encoding purine-binding chemotaxis protein CheW: MLGETAEEVLARRADSLALETFEEEVADRLSLLLFRIGEEWYAVRVGDVREIFQEYEITPVPGVPDFILGVVNVRGEILSVTDSAAIMGLGVVDQGVDGVPPAIVITNGPVASALVVDAIGDIAEITNQQLEPPITIIDRQQAEYISGSVYLDGTMVGIINIDRVLEPVVTGRH